The genome window CCGTAGTCATAACCATAACCTGGCCCGTGTGACCTGTATGTACAGGAAGATATGCTTATTGCTGCAATGATCGTCACGATAACAGACAGCACCATTCTATTTGATCTCATGGCTTTAAGTCGTTTTGTACTATTTATAAAACGATTTTCACCATTTATTAGTGCCTGTAAGTGACCTCGCAGAGAAGTAGGAGGAAGCTTTGAAACAGTTATCCACACGATATGGATAACCTAAATGGCAGGTAAGGCGCTGTAAATGCAGAATTTATAAGTTTGTTAACAAGTTATCCACAGGGTCGGTGTGGATAACTTGTTAACAAACATTTGCAATTATGCTTCCACGTCATAGATCAATACACGCTCCCAAAGATGCGCGCATTCGTCTACGAATTTCTTATGCAAAGGATGAACCTGATATACGTCATGCGCTGCCTCATCGGCAAAAACCAGGATTTCAGCGAAGTCGTAAGTCGCGTCAATCACGGGGCGGCGCGTAGCGGCAGGAGGTCCAATGAATACGGAGTCGATAGATTCAATGGCTTCCAGGGATTTAATGCCGGCAAGAAGTGCCTGCCTTGCTTCCTCGTTATCTTTTTCTTTCAGCCAAAAAAATACGTTGTGAACAAACATGGGTAATCGTTTATAAGTTAAAAATATATTAAGGATTCGCTTGTGTAGCAGCCGCTTCCGGAATGCTTTCAGAGGCGGGGCTAATGTATGCCTTTTCGAGCTTAAATGAAAAAGTAGTGCCTTTCTCGGGTTTGGACATGACTGCAATTTTGGTGTCATGCGCATTCAGGATGTGCTTTACAATTGCCAAACCTAGCCCTGTTCCGCCGATTTCTTTGCTGCGACTCTTGTCAATTCTATAAAAGCGCTCAAAAATGCGGTTCAAATGCTCGTGCGGAATTCCGGGGCCGTTATCCCGGACGGCAATCTCTACAAATTTTTTCCCCTCACTGAAATGCACGATAACTTTTCCGCCTTCATTGCCATATTTTACAGCATTCTCGATCAGGTTCAGCATCACCTGCTCCATGCGGTCCGCATCCGCCAGCACCCATACTTCGGCCAGCTCATCGGGCTTTACCTTGAATGTCACATCTTTATCTTTCGCTATATTTTCGAGCCTGCTGAAAATGTTCAGCGCCAGCAACCGAATGTCGATAGGCGCAATGTTCATCTTAATGTCGCCCGTTTCCATTTGTGAAAGCACCAGCAGATCTTTCACAAGCACATCCAGGCTGTCCAGGTTTTTTGCAGCTTTGATCAGAAACCGCTCTCTCACATTCTCATCATCCATCGCACCGTCGAGCAATGTGTGGATAAAGCCCTGTGCAGCGAAAATCGGTGTTTTGAACTCATGGGAAACATCTGCGAGAAATTCTCTGCGAAACAATTCCAGCTTTTTCAGCTCATCGATCTCCTTTTGTTTTTTGGTTACATAAACAAAAATCTCATCGTTAATCGTTTTGAGCGGATTGGATTCCGTGATGAGTTTCTTCCTTGGAGCGAGGTTGAAATCCTTCATTTTAAGCTTGTGAATTGTCCTGTACATTTTGTTCACTTCCCGGAAAACCAGAATGTCAACGGCATACAAAACCAGAAAAAACGAGGAAATAAAGGCCGATATAGCCGAAACGAACATCATTCCCCTCGAAACCCCTTCCACAAAAGCCAGAAAAGAAGTGGTAATCAGGGAAATCAGGAATGCCAGTATAAAAGCAATAAAGCGGGGACTTAGAGACATGATCTTGGTGTAAAAAGCGTTGGCATTCAGCCGTTCGCCGTCTTAGTTTCGACCTTAAAGTTAACATTCTGTTTGCAAGAAAACTCTATTGCATAGGTGGGCTTGTGGTTTAATAATATTTCCTTAATGTTACCAAGCGGATTAAAATGCAAAAAGGCAGTTCTCTGTGAAGAAAACTGCCTTTTGTCGGATGGACTAAAATTAAAATCCTCCGCGGAATTTGTAAGTGCTGCTCACTTTGTCAATGGCAACAATGTAGGCAGCGATCCGCAGCGACACTTTGTATTTCAATGACGTTTCGTACACCTTATCGAACGAATCCTGCATGATCCGGTCTGTCCGGCGGTTAATGCGTTCCAGCGTCCATTTATAACCAATGCGGTTTTGCACCCATTCGAAATAGGAAACCGTTACGCCGCCAGCATTGGCCAGAATGTCCGGCACAACCATGATTCCTTTTTCATTAATAATGTCGTCTGCTTTGAACGAAGTAGGGCCATTTGCACCCTCTACGATCATTTTAGCCTGAATTCCGGCAACATTTTTTCTTGTTATGACATCCTCTTTTGCAGCAGGCACGAGCACGTCAACGGGCAATGTCAGCAAATCGTCGCCGGGGATAGGCTCTGCTCCCGAAAAACCTTCCAGTGAGCCCTTATTTGCATCCCGATACGCTACTGCTGCCGCGATGTCGATCCCTTTATCATTATAATAAGCACCGGAAATATCGCTGATCGCGTGGATCGCAACACCTCTTTCGCGTAAAAGCAAAGCAGCATGTGAACCCACATTACCAAAGCCCTGAACCACAGCCGTTGCGCGATACGGGTTAATGCGCAGTTTCTCCATCCCGGCCAGTGCCGAAACCATTACACCTCGGCCCGTCGCCTCTGTACGGCCCAGTGAGCCGCCCAGTACCAAAGGTTTGCCCGTAACCACAGCCGGGATCGTCATGCCTTTTGATTTGGAATATTCGTCCATAAGCCATGCCATTTCTCGCGGGCCCGTTCCCATATCCGGCGCAGGAATATCCTGATCCGGCCCCAAAACGTCCAAAAGCGCAGTTGTATAAGCACGCATCAAACGTTCGATTTCTCCCGCTGACATTTCGCGCGGATTACACGCAACGCCTCCTTTGGCGCCACCATAAGGAATATCCACCACCGCACATTTCCAGGTCATCCACGCAGCCAGCGCACGCACTTCATCCAGGTTCACATCCGGATCAAAGCGGATGCCGCCTTTGCTGGGGCCGAGGATTGTCGAATGTATAACGCGGTAACCTTCAAAGGTTTTGATTTGCCCTGAGTCCATCATAACAGGCAGTCCTACAATGACTTGCTTGCGAGGCACTTTCAAAATATGGTACATTTCCTCTGAGATTCCCAAAAGATCAACGGCCTTATCAAACCGCTGCATCATTGATTCCAATGGATTTTCTTTGTCCTTAATTGGAGCCGGTTCTATATATGACATTTTTAATTATTTAAAGTATTGATATTAAGTATGTTAATGAAAATTTTGTCTTAGTCAATACAAACATAATTGATTATATTTTATAAAAATAAAAAACCAATTAATCTTGAAATAGTATAAAAAATGCAAATAAGTAGAATGTTTTATGCGCAATGCGATCTTTAAAATTATGGCCTTGGTTTCTCCGATTATCCCAAATTTCCTGCAAGGGTTTCTCCGAAATCTGAATTCGTAAAAAATAAAAAAGGAGGCATAAAATTTATGCCTCCTTTCAGTATAATGCTAAATGGCTATTACGCCATTTCCATTTTTCCGGAATTACGTTTACGATCGTTTTCTTCCAGATATATCTTACGCATACGCATGCTCTGTGGCGTAACTTCCAGATATTCATCTTTCTGGATATATTCCATCGATTCTTCAAGAGAGAAGTTGATTTTTGGAGCGATCCGCAAACCATCATCTGTTCCTGATGCACGCATGTTTGTCAATTTCTTAGCTTCCTGCAAATTCACAACAATGTCATTCGGACGGTTGTGCTCACCAATTACCTGGCCACCGTAGATTTCATCACCCGGCTCAACGAAGAAACGTCCGCGATCCTGCAATTTATCAATGGTATAACCTGTTGCTGGACCCGTGTTTTTCGAAATAATTGATCCGCTGATACGTCCTGGAATTGGTCCACGGAATGTTCCGAATTCTTTGAAACGGTGTGTCATAACGGCTTCACCTTGTGTTGCAGTCAAAACGTTAGAACGCAATCCGATCAAACCTCTTGAAGGAATCTCGAATTCAAGGTGTTGCAAATCTCCTTTTGGTTCCATGATCAACAACTCACCTTTACGCTGTGTTGCCAATTCGATCACTTTTCCAGCAGTTGCTTCCGGCACGTCCACAACCAATGTTTCGATTGGTTCAAGGCGCTCGCCCTTTTCGTCTTCTTTAAAAAGAACCTGAGGCTGACCTAGTTGCAATTCATAACCTTCACGACGCATTGTTTCGATCAACACAGACAAGTGAAGGATACCACGTCCGAAAACAAGGAATTTATCTTCTGTATCTGTTGCTTCAACGCGCAATGCAAGGTTCTTTTCAGTTTCTTTCATCAGACGGTCACGAAGGTGACGTGATGTTACAAACTTGCCTTCCTTACCGAAGAATGGAGAATTGTTGATCGTGAAGAGCATGTTCATCGTAGGCTCATCCACAGCGATACGTGGAAGTGGTTCTGGATTTTCAGCGTCAGCAAGTGTATCGCCAATTTCAAAATCTTCGATTCCAGTCACTGCACAGATATCACCAGCCGTAACTTCGGAAACCTTCACACGACCCAGTCCTTCAAATATCTGCAATTCTTTAATTTTCACTTTCTTGAAAACGCCGTCAGCTTTGCAAAGCATCATGTTAGCGCCTTCTTTCAGCACACCACGTTTCACACGACCGATCGCGATACGGCCTACGAATGCGTTGTAGTCAAGAGAAGTGATTTGCATTTGTGCATTTCCTTCGTCAATAACCGGTGCAGGGATTGATTCGATAATGGTATCCAGCAGGAATGTAATGTTATCCGTTGGTGTTTTCCAATCCGGGCCCATCCATCCTTGTTTCGACGAACCGTAAACGGTAACGAAATCAAGCTGATCTTCGGTAGCGCCAAGGTTGAACATCAGGTCGAATACATTTTCCTGAACTTCTTCCGGACGGCAGTTTTCTTTATCTACTTTATTTACAACCACGATTGGTTTCAAGCCAAGGCCGATTGCCTTGCCTAATACGAAACGTGTTTGTGGCATAGGGCCTTCGAATGCATCAACAAGCAACAAAACGCCATCAGACATTTTAAGTACGCGTTCCACTTCACCACCAAAGTCTGCGTGACCTG of Dyadobacter chenhuakuii contains these proteins:
- a CDS encoding Dabb family protein; the encoded protein is MFVHNVFFWLKEKDNEEARQALLAGIKSLEAIESIDSVFIGPPAATRRPVIDATYDFAEILVFADEAAHDVYQVHPLHKKFVDECAHLWERVLIYDVEA
- a CDS encoding sensor histidine kinase, whose product is MSLSPRFIAFILAFLISLITTSFLAFVEGVSRGMMFVSAISAFISSFFLVLYAVDILVFREVNKMYRTIHKLKMKDFNLAPRKKLITESNPLKTINDEIFVYVTKKQKEIDELKKLELFRREFLADVSHEFKTPIFAAQGFIHTLLDGAMDDENVRERFLIKAAKNLDSLDVLVKDLLVLSQMETGDIKMNIAPIDIRLLALNIFSRLENIAKDKDVTFKVKPDELAEVWVLADADRMEQVMLNLIENAVKYGNEGGKVIVHFSEGKKFVEIAVRDNGPGIPHEHLNRIFERFYRIDKSRSKEIGGTGLGLAIVKHILNAHDTKIAVMSKPEKGTTFSFKLEKAYISPASESIPEAAATQANP
- a CDS encoding Glu/Leu/Phe/Val family dehydrogenase; the encoded protein is MSYIEPAPIKDKENPLESMMQRFDKAVDLLGISEEMYHILKVPRKQVIVGLPVMMDSGQIKTFEGYRVIHSTILGPSKGGIRFDPDVNLDEVRALAAWMTWKCAVVDIPYGGAKGGVACNPREMSAGEIERLMRAYTTALLDVLGPDQDIPAPDMGTGPREMAWLMDEYSKSKGMTIPAVVTGKPLVLGGSLGRTEATGRGVMVSALAGMEKLRINPYRATAVVQGFGNVGSHAALLLRERGVAIHAISDISGAYYNDKGIDIAAAVAYRDANKGSLEGFSGAEPIPGDDLLTLPVDVLVPAAKEDVITRKNVAGIQAKMIVEGANGPTSFKADDIINEKGIMVVPDILANAGGVTVSYFEWVQNRIGYKWTLERINRRTDRIMQDSFDKVYETSLKYKVSLRIAAYIVAIDKVSSTYKFRGGF
- the typA gene encoding translational GTPase TypA, with the protein product MQAIRNIAIIAHVDHGKTTLVDKIIHASKLFRDNQEFDDLILDNNDLERERGITITSKNVSVRYKDVKINVIDTPGHADFGGEVERVLKMSDGVLLLVDAFEGPMPQTRFVLGKAIGLGLKPIVVVNKVDKENCRPEEVQENVFDLMFNLGATEDQLDFVTVYGSSKQGWMGPDWKTPTDNITFLLDTIIESIPAPVIDEGNAQMQITSLDYNAFVGRIAIGRVKRGVLKEGANMMLCKADGVFKKVKIKELQIFEGLGRVKVSEVTAGDICAVTGIEDFEIGDTLADAENPEPLPRIAVDEPTMNMLFTINNSPFFGKEGKFVTSRHLRDRLMKETEKNLALRVEATDTEDKFLVFGRGILHLSVLIETMRREGYELQLGQPQVLFKEDEKGERLEPIETLVVDVPEATAGKVIELATQRKGELLIMEPKGDLQHLEFEIPSRGLIGLRSNVLTATQGEAVMTHRFKEFGTFRGPIPGRISGSIISKNTGPATGYTIDKLQDRGRFFVEPGDEIYGGQVIGEHNRPNDIVVNLQEAKKLTNMRASGTDDGLRIAPKINFSLEESMEYIQKDEYLEVTPQSMRMRKIYLEENDRKRNSGKMEMA